In Xenopus laevis strain J_2021 chromosome 2S, Xenopus_laevis_v10.1, whole genome shotgun sequence, a genomic segment contains:
- the LOC108709237 gene encoding chloride intracellular channel protein 6 → MAESAGHPHVQAATDLNDKEPKSHGGEESVHVEEEARPTIHIERNPEEGDGKPDLANESQGSGAMNGETVKDPDEIMADSPQEPPERQGENEVAEDEPPQPHIEQEPPGVQEEKQEAEEKPLQPPIEPAGDQLQQTALEDISKEGTEGEVPQQETGGDNADKKEKEKEVEKEIENESISSESSEGSSSSDEEEENEQDAVAREDEKEQGVSAGQEEKKQGVAAGEDGKEQGVADREVEKEQGVAAGEEENKQVVAAGEEKEKVVAAGEEEKEKVVAAGEEDKEQVVAAGEEEKEQVVATGEEEKEQVVAAREEEKEQGVAAGEEENEKVVATGEEEKVQDGAVAVKEKKQDEVTIEQTGEGQKKINIEKDLVAEDQGVEGHTEEKQQAVEDKKGESKNEEEEAAEEQSGEVGEQEYVEDKKADGCAEGVSADVGPDTKIQDKEREQVDSVQLEEHTTEKDETKDSQGNNAVKEFVEPSGAGEDVLDAPQLDNVKLKEPPAENENIKVPTQVVFIIEPSAVPAQFPEDPYARTEESPIKEEEHTTEETLNAETGTGGKTEIRENGTSPTSSPETPLPTPEALQEHDISLFVKAGSDGESIGNCPFSQRLFMILWLKGVIFNVTTVDLKRKPADLQNLAPGTNPPFMTFDGEVKTDVNKIEEYLEERLTMPRLAPKHPESSSAGNDVFAKFSAYIKNPRKDLNAALEKGFLRSLKKLDDFLNAPLPDEVDAYSTEDITVSSRKFLDGNELTLADCNLLPKLQIIKVVAKKYRNFEIPSEMMGIWRYLNNAYARDEFTNTCPADSEIEHAYFGVARKIQ, encoded by the exons ATGGCAGAGTCTGCAGGTCACCCACATGTTCAAGCAGCAACAGACCTGAATGATAAGGAACCCAAATCACATGGAGGTGAAGAGTCAGTACACGTGGAGGAAGAAGCACGCCCCACTATCCACATAGAAAGGAACCCTGAGGAAGGAGATGGGAAGCCTGATCTTGCTAATGAAAGCCAAGGATCTGGGGCTATGAATGGTGAAACGGTGAAGGATCCAGATGAAATAATGGCAGACAGTCCACAGGAACCTCCAGAGAGACAAGGAGAAAATGAAGTGGCAGAGGATGAACCTCCTCAGCCCCATATTGAGCAGGAACCTCCAGGGGTTCAAGAAGAAAAGCAAGAGGCAGAGGAGAAACCTCTTCAGCCTCCAATAGAACCTGCTGGTGATCAGCTCCAACAGACGGCCTTGGAGGACATCTCTAAGGAAGGTACTGAGGGAGAAGTTCCACAACAAGAAACAGGGGGAGACAATGCTgataaaaaagagaaagaaaaggaggtAGAAAAGGAAATTGAGAATGAAAGTATTAGCAGTGAAAGCAGTGAAGGGTCTTCCAGCAgtgatgaagaagaggagaatgaacAAGATGCAGTAGCTAGGGAAGATGAGAAGGAGCAAGGTGTATCAGCTGGGCAGGAGGAAAAGAAGCAAGGTGTAGCAGCTGGGGAAGATGGAAAGGAGCAAGGTGTAGCAGATAGGGAAGTGGAGAAGGAGCAAGGTGTAGCAGCTGGGGAAGAGGAAAATAAGCAAGTTGTAGCAGCTGGAGAAGAGAAGGAGAAAGTTGTAGCAGCTGGAGAAGAGGAGAAGGAGAAAGTTGTAGCAGCTGGGGAAGAGGATAAGGAGCAAGTTGTAGCAGCTGGGGAAGAGGAGAAGGAGCAAGTTGTAGCAACTGGCGAAGAGGAAAAGGAGCAAGTTGTAGCAGCTAGGGAAGAGGAGAAGGAGCAAGGTGTAGCAGCTGGGGAAGAGGAAAATGAGAAAGTTGTAGCTACTGGGGAAGAGGAGAAAGTGCAAGATGGAGCAGTTGCGGTAAAGGAAAAGAAGCAAGACGAGGTAACTATTGAGCAAACAGgtgagggacaaaaaaaaattaatattgagaAAGATTTAGTAGCTGAGGACCAAGGAGTTGAGGGGCACACAGAGGAGAAACAGCAAGCAGTTGAGGACAAGAAGGGGGAAAgtaaaaatgaagaagaagaagcagctgAAGAGCAATCTGGAGAGGTAGGAGAACAAGAATATGTAGAAGATAAGAAAGCTGATGGATGTGCAGAAGGTGTTTCTGCAGATGTGGGGCCAGATACAAAAATACAGGACAAAGAAAGGGAACAGGTAGACAGTGTACAATTAGAAGAGCACACAACTGAGAAGGATGAAACAAAAGACAGCCAAGGAAACAATGCAGTGAAAGAGTTTGTGGAACCTTCTGGTGCAGGAGAAGATGTTCTGGATGCACCTCAGTTGGacaatgtaaaattaaaagaACCTCCAGCAGAGAATGAAAACATCAAGGTTCCAACTCAGGTAGTCTTTATTATAGAACCAAGTGCTGTTCCAGCACAGTTCCCTGAAGATCCTTATGCTAGAACAGAGGAGAGTCCAATAAAGGAGGAAGAACACACAACAGAGGAGACTCTGAATGCAGAGACTGGCACTGGAGGTAAAACAGAAATAAGAGAAAATGGCACAAGCCCCACCAGTAGCCCAGAGACACCATTACCGACCCCTGAAGCTCTCCAGGAACATGACATATCACTTTTTGTCAAG GCTGGCAGCGATGGCGAAAGTATTGGAAACTGCCCGTTCTCCCAGCGTTTATTTATGATCCTTTGGCTGAAGGGTGTGATATTTAATGTCACCACTGTGGATCTCAAGAG AAAACCTGCAGACTTACAGAACTTGGCCCCCGGGACGAATCCGCCTTTCATGACATTTGACGGAGAAGTAaaaactgatgtgaataaaatcgaAGAGTATTTGGAAGAAAGACTGACAATGCCCAG ACTTGCACCAAAGCACCCGGAATCCAGCTCAGCGGGGAATGACGTATTCGCAAAATTCTCAGCCTACATTAAGAACCCTAGGAAAGACCTGAATGCCG CTTTAGAGAAAGGCTTCCTAAGGTCCTTAAAAAAACTAGATGACTTTTTGAACGCACCACTGCCTGATGAGGTTGATGCCTACAGCACAGAGGACATCACCGTCTCAAGCAGGAAGTTCCTGGACGGGAATGAACTGACTTTAGCAGACTGCAACCTTTTACCCAAACTCCAGATTATTAAG